The genomic region GCCGACGCCATTGTCTGAGAACCAAAACCGGACGTGGGGTGCGCCTTTGGCGGCTTGCGGCGCAGGCGCGAGCTCGGCTGTTGCTTTCGACCCTTTGCCTTGCGCCTTCGCCGCTTCGGCCCAGATACGCACCTGCGGTCGCTTGCCCGGGGCGACAAACTTGATCGCGTTGCCCAAGAGGTTTGAAAAACACTGCGTGAGGGCTGCTTCGTTACCCAGCACGAGCGGCAAGGGTTCCTCAATCGCAATTCCCACTTGCGGCGGCTGAAAAGCCGGATAAGTCTCTATGATGCCGCGCAGCAGCGCCCCGACGTCCACGGGCGCCAATTGTAAATCGCTGCGTGTCAGCCGGCTGTACTGCAGCACGTCCTGGATCAGCTTGTCCATGCGGGCCGCCGCGGTAATGATGCGCTCAATGTGCTCCTGCGCGGCGGGTCGGCCGCATGCCAGGCAATCCTCCTGGAGAATCTGGGCGAAAGACCGGATAGCACGCAGCGGCGCCCGCAAGTCGTGCGTGATACTGTGCGAGAAATCCTCCAGGTCGCCGATCGTCTCCGCCAAGGAAACCGTTCGCCTGGCAACCTGGCGTTCCAGCTCCAGGTTCCATTCCCGCAATTGTTGTTCGCTCTGCCGCAAGGCCTCCTGGGTGCGGTTAAGCGCTTCTTCGGTTTGCTTGCGCTCGATGGCATAGCGAATGGCCCGAACCGTTTGCCGTGCATCGGCCTGGTTTTTGACCAGATAATCTTGCACCCCGTGGCGCACGGCTTCAAGCCCAACGGCTTCGTCAACCTGGCCCGTCAGGACTACAATCGGCAGGTGGGGAACTTTGGCCCGCACCTGCAAGAACGTTTCGCTGCCCATAATGTCCGGCAGAGACAGGTCCAGCAGCAGCACATCAAATGGCTTATCATGGAGGCAGTCAACAGCCTCCGCCCAGCTTTCGACGTGGGTGAAGTCAAATCCATTGATTCCGGCCACGGTCAACCCCTCCAACAACAGCGAAGCGTCGGACGGGCTATCTTCCACCAGCAGAACCTTTACGGGAAGCGGGTCCACGGTCAGCCAGGGAAAAGGCAGTTGAGGGTTGTGATTGGGGTTCCCAATTCCCAAACGACTGTGGGCTGCGCTTGTCCCAGGGCGTTTCCCTTCGTGCAGGCATAGCGCCCGAAGCGTCCGCGGATAGCCGCACTCCAGGACGGTGGCGCGCATCCCGACAGGCTCGGGAAACGCGGCGTATCAGAAAAGAACCAGAGCGGGGAGAACCGACACATCGGGGACTTCCTCTAGCCGCCGGCGCGCGGTGCAGGGGGCAAGGTCACCACGAACAGCCAAAACGACTCAATCGTCCGCACCACGTCCAGGAACTGGTTGAAATCCACCGGTTTGGTGATGTAGCAATTGGCGTTCAACTGGTAGGCCCGCAGGATGTCCTGCTCTGCGCGCGAGGTGGTCAGCACCACAATAGGAATGGTCTTCAGACCATCATCGGCTTTAATCTCAGTCAGCACCTCCCGCCCGTCTTTGCGCGGCAGGTTCAGGTCCAGCATGATCAGGTCGGGACGGGGTGCCTGGGTATAAGGCGCTTCGCGGCGCAAAAACTGCATCGCCTCCACGCCGTCCTCGACCACGCTTACATGGTTGCGCACCTTGAAGTCCTTCAACGCCTCGAGGGTCAAGTCCGTATCGCTCGGGCTGTCTTCTACGAGCAGGATTTCGATAGGGCGGGCCCCATTTTTGGTCATAGGGTTGCTACTCCCGGTTTGCCATGGTTCATGTGGTCGCCTGATCTTTACCACACTTAGAGGGCGAGGAAAAGCAAAAAGTGGTTCTCGGCCGCCGCTGAACTTGATCAGGGGCTTGCTTCCGTGGCGCTTTACGAACTGGACATATCCGCCCACGGCCCGCCGCGGTATCGGCACGCCGTGGCCCTGCCAGGGAGGCTGCGCCAGCCTGCGGCCAAAGAGCCGAGGGGCCGACTGGCCCCCATCTGGTTGTTGGTTTGGGGGTTGAGGGGCTGAACACGGGCGCGCTGGACGGTGCCCTGACGGCCCCGCTGATAGACGATGTTGCCGACTGCGCCAACAAGGTCTGTAGGGAACAGTTTGAGTGCCATATCTGACTAGGGGATGGGGTGAGAGCGGCACCGAGACGGCCAAGTGACGGCCACTAGACGGCCAACCCCCGGCCACGCGATGGCCGGGACCCGGAAGGGGCCCCGCCCAGACGCGGCTTTAGGGCGGGCTGTCCGGCCTGCTTCTGAGATGCAGGCTGGTGACAGAATGATGCTCCTTACAGGGACTATCTCAAAGATGGGCTACCCTGGGGTGGCCGGCAGGGAGAAGTAGAACGTCGCCCCCAGCCCGGGCTGGGACTCAACCCAGATGGCGCCACCATGGCGTTCAACAATCCGTTTGCAGACGGCCAAACCGATGCCGGTTCCGGAATATTGCTTGCGGGTGTGCAAACGCTGGAAGAGCTGGAAGATCCTCTCAGAATAGGCTGGCGCAATGCCGATGCCGTTATCGCGCACAGAGAAGAGCCAGCCGCCGTTTTGGGGCTGCGCGCTAATGTGAACCTTAGGCGGTTCGTCGCCCCGGAACTTGATCGCGTTGCCGATGAGGTTCTGAAAGACCTGCATAAACTGGGTGCCATCCACCGGCAGGGTGGGCAATGGATCGCGGGTGACCACCGCCTGGGCTGACTCGATGCTGTCATGCAGGTTGGCCAAGGCCTGCAGAAGCACGGTGTCGAGTTGGGTGGGACTGAACTGACCGCCGCGGGTGCCGACGCGGGAGAAGGCGAGCAGATCGTTGATGAGCCGCTCCATGCGCAGGGCGCCTTCAAACGCGCCGGTAATGTACTCCCGGGCCTTGGCATCCATGTGTTGTGCCATGCGCCGTTCGACCAGCTTAATGTAGCCGCCCACCGCGCGCAACGGCTCCTGCAGGTCGTGCGAGGCGACGTAAGCAAATTGCTCCAGGTCGCGGTTGGAGCGCTGCAGCTCCTCGGCGGTCTGCTGCAGGCGGGCATTGGCGTTGGTGAGTTCCCCGGTGCGCTGGGCGACAAGAACTTCAAGTTCGTCGCGGTGCCGGGCCAGTTCGGCTTCGGTTTGGAACCGGTGCACCGCCTCGCCGATCAGGGGTGTCATCGTCTCGAGGAACTCGATCGCCGCCGGCGGGAACTGTCCCGGGCGGCGGTCGGCCAGTTGGATGGCTCCAATCGCTCTATCCCGATAGCGGATCGGTATGATTGCCAGGGAGGCAAAGCCGAACTTCGTGCAGTTGCC from Candidatus Paceibacterota bacterium harbors:
- a CDS encoding hybrid sensor histidine kinase/response regulator, whose product is MRATVLECGYPRTLRALCLHEGKRPGTSAAHSRLGIGNPNHNPQLPFPWLTVDPLPVKVLLVEDSPSDASLLLEGLTVAGINGFDFTHVESWAEAVDCLHDKPFDVLLLDLSLPDIMGSETFLQVRAKVPHLPIVVLTGQVDEAVGLEAVRHGVQDYLVKNQADARQTVRAIRYAIERKQTEEALNRTQEALRQSEQQLREWNLELERQVARRTVSLAETIGDLEDFSHSITHDLRAPLRAIRSFAQILQEDCLACGRPAAQEHIERIITAAARMDKLIQDVLQYSRLTRSDLQLAPVDVGALLRGIIETYPAFQPPQVGIAIEEPLPLVLGNEAALTQCFSNLLGNAIKFVAPGKRPQVRIWAEAAKAQGKGSKATAELAPAPQAAKGAPHVRFWFSDNGVGIPKEAQERIFKMFQRLDTSRDGTGVGLTVVRKAVEKMGGRVGLESEPGRGSRFWVELKEAAK
- a CDS encoding response regulator, which codes for MTKNGARPIEILLVEDSPSDTDLTLEALKDFKVRNHVSVVEDGVEAMQFLRREAPYTQAPRPDLIMLDLNLPRKDGREVLTEIKADDGLKTIPIVVLTTSRAEQDILRAYQLNANCYITKPVDFNQFLDVVRTIESFWLFVVTLPPAPRAGG